In the genome of Fulvivirga maritima, one region contains:
- a CDS encoding efflux RND transporter permease subunit — MKNKHTLIEWAMKHKAFPLALAFTFVAIGILGLFKMPRNEFPEFTIRQGLVIGYFPGASSAQVEEQLTSKVEQYLFGYNEVDKTKTYSYSRDGVMYIYVEVANRIDANGTEQFWNKLKNGLFVFQQQSLPSGVRGVIVNSDFGNTAAMILAVESETRPYKDLERHVEDIEDNFRQIEDMAKISHSGGLTEQVSIYVDQNKLATYRISPATLMQSLQTQGAINAGGSLEGQDFNRPIHLNTFLKDETDIAQQIIRTDQNGNAIRVKDVAQVKREYEEPDSYIYADGTKAMIITLEMAPGHNIVQFGKEIDEHLEALEQNLPEDIKINKIANQPEVVHHSISHFMKEFGYALIGVILVSLILLPFRVASVAAATIPITISCTLAIMYLLGMELNTVTLAALIVVLGIVVDDPIVVIDNHVEKLDEGHSVWKSALNSAIELFPSVFTATLAISATFLPLIFFLSGVASDFLSTFPFTIMIALFLSLSVSVLLVPFINTVFIKRGLHNDEKKKKNKKSMLDKLQDVFDKSVEKAMNHYRLTGALGILSIIVGIFLFSLLSQELFPIIERNQFAVEISLAKGKNLAETEKVVKKFEKILEKDERILNYTSFIGSSSPRFHMVYAPKLPSENFAQMLITTASDDATEEVLREYDKKYSEMFPDAYLRMKQLNMVNKPAPVEVRLFGDDIPEMKKYADQIIDLARATPETIWSRSNYGEMQKSIKIDIKEDEAAKAGLTKEIIANTIAMNLEGISATQIWDEDYPIEVKIKSTNKKQQKPSELEALTIISPETGSIVPLRQVANVEPSWNQEQIVRRNGMRCLTVRVDIEKGAVANEVLNLLKPKIEALNIPKSIRVDYGGEFEMQQENLLPMGISLLISVLVIFLILVWHFKSTKHAFLSFMTMPLSIFGAALGLVLMQYPFGFTSFLGLLALCGIVVRNGIILIDFADELRKESGYSVKEAAIAAAQRRMRPIFLTSSAAAVGVIPMIASRSSLWGPLGTVIAFGLMLSMVLTLFVLPVLYWLFFKKEDEHNDEKSGVQLSKS; from the coding sequence ATGAAAAATAAGCACACACTAATAGAGTGGGCCATGAAGCATAAGGCTTTTCCTTTGGCTCTGGCCTTCACCTTTGTAGCCATAGGTATTTTAGGCCTCTTCAAAATGCCGCGAAACGAATTTCCGGAGTTCACCATAAGACAAGGCCTGGTGATAGGGTACTTCCCCGGCGCCAGCTCAGCACAAGTAGAAGAGCAGCTCACCAGTAAAGTAGAACAATACCTATTTGGCTATAACGAAGTAGATAAAACAAAAACCTACTCCTACTCTCGTGATGGCGTCATGTACATCTACGTAGAAGTAGCTAACCGCATAGATGCTAACGGCACCGAGCAGTTTTGGAATAAGCTTAAAAATGGTCTTTTTGTCTTCCAACAACAGAGCCTGCCCTCAGGCGTACGAGGAGTTATAGTAAACAGTGATTTTGGTAATACTGCCGCCATGATTCTGGCTGTAGAATCAGAAACACGGCCTTACAAAGACCTGGAAAGACATGTAGAAGATATTGAAGATAACTTCAGACAAATTGAGGACATGGCCAAGATCAGCCATTCCGGAGGTTTAACAGAACAAGTTTCTATATATGTAGACCAAAACAAACTGGCTACGTATCGCATCAGCCCGGCTACGCTTATGCAAAGCCTGCAAACACAAGGCGCTATAAATGCCGGTGGTTCACTGGAAGGGCAAGACTTTAACAGGCCGATACACCTTAACACTTTTTTGAAAGATGAAACGGACATAGCTCAGCAGATCATCAGAACCGATCAGAACGGCAATGCAATAAGAGTAAAAGATGTAGCTCAGGTAAAAAGAGAGTATGAAGAACCTGACTCCTACATTTATGCTGATGGAACCAAAGCCATGATCATTACCCTGGAAATGGCTCCCGGCCATAACATTGTGCAGTTCGGAAAAGAAATAGATGAACACCTGGAAGCCTTAGAGCAAAACCTGCCTGAAGACATCAAAATCAATAAAATAGCGAACCAGCCAGAAGTAGTGCACCACTCTATTTCTCACTTTATGAAAGAGTTTGGGTATGCACTGATCGGCGTTATTTTGGTATCTCTAATACTGCTTCCGTTCAGGGTAGCATCAGTAGCTGCAGCCACTATACCTATCACCATATCATGTACTTTGGCTATTATGTACCTGCTGGGCATGGAGCTCAACACCGTAACGCTGGCAGCGCTTATAGTAGTACTGGGTATTGTAGTAGATGACCCTATTGTGGTTATAGATAACCACGTAGAAAAGCTGGATGAAGGCCATTCCGTTTGGAAATCAGCCCTCAACAGTGCTATAGAGCTATTCCCTTCCGTGTTTACGGCTACTTTAGCCATATCAGCTACCTTTTTACCGCTGATATTCTTCCTATCAGGTGTGGCTAGCGACTTTTTGAGCACCTTCCCTTTCACCATAATGATTGCGCTCTTCCTTTCGCTGTCAGTCTCTGTGCTGTTAGTGCCTTTTATCAATACCGTTTTTATTAAAAGAGGCCTCCACAATGACGAAAAGAAGAAAAAGAACAAAAAGTCTATGCTAGACAAGCTACAAGACGTGTTCGACAAGTCAGTAGAAAAAGCCATGAACCATTACAGGTTAACTGGTGCGCTGGGTATCTTATCCATTATAGTTGGTATCTTTCTTTTCTCACTACTAAGTCAGGAGCTATTCCCGATTATTGAAAGAAACCAATTTGCCGTGGAGATTTCATTAGCTAAAGGTAAAAATCTGGCTGAAACCGAAAAAGTGGTGAAGAAATTTGAGAAGATCCTGGAAAAAGACGAGCGAATTCTGAACTATACCAGCTTCATAGGCAGTAGCTCTCCAAGGTTCCATATGGTTTATGCACCTAAGCTTCCGTCAGAAAATTTCGCACAGATGCTAATCACTACCGCTTCTGATGATGCCACTGAAGAAGTACTGAGAGAATATGATAAAAAGTATTCTGAAATGTTTCCTGATGCATATTTGAGAATGAAGCAGCTGAATATGGTGAACAAGCCTGCTCCTGTAGAAGTGCGCCTGTTTGGTGATGATATTCCTGAAATGAAAAAGTATGCTGACCAGATCATAGACCTGGCGCGTGCCACACCGGAGACCATTTGGAGTCGCAGCAATTACGGTGAAATGCAAAAATCTATTAAAATAGATATCAAGGAAGATGAAGCTGCTAAAGCAGGACTTACCAAAGAAATAATAGCTAACACCATAGCCATGAATCTGGAAGGCATTTCTGCCACTCAGATCTGGGATGAAGATTATCCTATTGAGGTAAAAATAAAGTCTACGAATAAAAAGCAGCAGAAGCCTTCTGAGTTAGAAGCACTCACCATCATATCTCCAGAAACCGGAAGCATAGTTCCTTTAAGACAGGTAGCAAACGTAGAGCCCAGCTGGAACCAGGAACAGATTGTGAGAAGAAACGGTATGCGCTGCCTCACTGTAAGAGTAGATATTGAAAAAGGAGCTGTTGCCAATGAGGTATTAAACCTTCTTAAACCTAAAATTGAAGCACTTAACATCCCTAAAAGCATTAGAGTAGATTACGGTGGTGAGTTTGAAATGCAACAGGAAAACTTACTCCCTATGGGTATATCACTGCTGATCAGTGTGCTGGTTATCTTCTTGATATTAGTATGGCACTTTAAATCTACCAAACATGCCTTTTTAAGCTTTATGACTATGCCTTTGAGCATTTTCGGGGCAGCTTTAGGCTTGGTACTGATGCAGTATCCGTTTGGCTTTACCTCCTTTTTAGGACTGCTGGCCTTGTGCGGTATTGTGGTAAGAAACGGCATTATCCTTATCGATTTTGCTGATGAACTGAGAAAGGAAAGCGGCTATTCTGTAAAAGAAGCAGCCATTGCGGCGGCACAGCGTAGAATGAGACCCATATTCCTTACCTCTTCTGCAGCTGCTGTAGGCGTTATACCTATGATCGCCAGCCGCTCCAGCCTGTGGGGACCTTTGGGTACCGTAATAGCCTTTGGGCTCATGCTCTCCATGGTGCTTACACTATTTGTGCTGCCAGTATTGTATTGGCTATTCTTCAAAAAAGAAGATGAGCACAACGATGAAAAATCTGGTGTACAATTATCAAAATCTTAA
- a CDS encoding TolC family protein, with translation MNNNKIYKGFFLLALLVLAPCWAQVHAQSNTITLEEAKKSALQYSNDIKNGKLSIEQAEAIKSQALSHYFPTVQALGAGIYGFDDFVEPIPPFLNEGIDNAYMASAVASEVVYAGGRVRTGNDLAQVRIEASRIRAEQSIDSVILLTEKKYWQLVQLQEQQKVIVASKVYLNELIKQQQDLLDAGLIPSNQLLQVKVSRSRLTLQESKVNNMRKLALLDFALYTGISYDTTLVAQDSLHAVSAPSATYTSPALNLESNSNYQLVEKSIQAAQLQTKMAKAERLPQFSVGISATRFGVFDMNLSTGFQTVGFGLLSIPISSWWGSAKHQIREREIQEEIAANNFRDIQDQLTVGIMQSWYNLQDAFKQIEFAQQNLEYANENLKVQRDNYNSGLNNLTDLLDAQRTQQQAETELVNAYAEYEVNEIVYLHRTDQLETPKMDE, from the coding sequence ATGAATAATAATAAAATATATAAAGGCTTTTTTCTATTGGCACTGCTTGTACTTGCTCCCTGCTGGGCTCAGGTACACGCACAAAGCAACACCATTACCCTAGAGGAAGCTAAAAAATCAGCTTTGCAATACAGCAATGACATTAAAAACGGGAAACTGAGCATAGAACAGGCCGAAGCCATTAAAAGCCAGGCCTTATCTCACTACTTCCCTACCGTTCAGGCTTTGGGAGCAGGCATCTATGGCTTCGATGATTTTGTAGAGCCTATTCCGCCATTTCTCAATGAAGGAATAGATAACGCCTACATGGCCTCAGCGGTAGCCTCAGAAGTGGTGTACGCCGGCGGCAGAGTGAGAACAGGCAATGATCTGGCCCAGGTACGTATAGAGGCCAGCAGGATCAGAGCAGAACAGTCCATTGATTCGGTAATATTACTCACAGAGAAAAAATACTGGCAGCTGGTACAGCTTCAGGAGCAGCAAAAAGTGATAGTAGCCAGCAAGGTTTACTTAAACGAACTAATAAAACAACAGCAAGACTTGCTTGATGCCGGGCTTATCCCCAGCAACCAGCTATTGCAAGTGAAGGTAAGCCGCAGCCGACTTACACTTCAGGAGAGTAAAGTGAACAATATGAGAAAACTTGCCTTATTAGATTTCGCTCTGTATACCGGCATTTCTTATGACACTACGCTAGTAGCTCAAGACAGTCTGCATGCCGTATCGGCACCCAGCGCCACCTACACTTCACCAGCATTAAACCTGGAAAGCAACAGCAATTATCAGCTGGTAGAAAAATCAATACAGGCGGCGCAGCTACAGACTAAAATGGCTAAAGCCGAAAGATTACCTCAGTTTTCTGTAGGCATAAGTGCTACTCGCTTTGGTGTTTTTGATATGAACTTAAGCACTGGCTTCCAAACCGTTGGTTTTGGGCTTTTAAGCATCCCTATTTCTAGCTGGTGGGGCAGCGCCAAGCATCAGATCAGAGAGCGAGAAATACAGGAAGAAATTGCAGCTAATAACTTCAGAGACATTCAAGACCAACTCACAGTAGGTATTATGCAGAGCTGGTATAATTTGCAAGATGCTTTTAAACAAATTGAATTTGCCCAGCAAAACCTGGAATATGCCAATGAAAATCTGAAAGTACAAAGAGACAATTACAATAGCGGGTTAAATAACCTTACTGACCTGCTGGACGCGCAAAGAACTCAGCAGCAGGCAGAGACAGAACTGGTAAACGCTTACGCAGAATATGAGGTGAATGAAATCGTATACCTTCATAGAACTGACCAGCTGGAAACGCCAAAAATGGACGAGTAA
- a CDS encoding chemotaxis protein CheB has protein sequence MRSTDNESYIVIQHALRSHKSLLVKILSRITPVEVVEVEDGMELTGNKIYICPPSHSVGLQDGQLKLIMRKNDEIVNYTVNESFNALANELKDKMVGVVMSGTGSDGTKGCTVIEKNGGVVLVQDPSTAIFESMPLKSIIYDHPDYVLAPQEMPELIQTIVVGTENTDKRKTIKLDLNG, from the coding sequence TTGAGAAGTACTGATAACGAATCTTATATAGTAATTCAGCATGCTTTGCGGTCTCATAAAAGCCTATTGGTAAAGATTCTTTCAAGAATTACTCCTGTAGAAGTGGTGGAAGTTGAGGACGGTATGGAGTTAACGGGCAACAAAATCTACATATGTCCGCCTTCTCATTCGGTGGGTTTGCAGGATGGTCAATTAAAATTAATCATGCGTAAAAATGATGAAATAGTTAACTATACTGTGAACGAGAGCTTTAATGCCCTTGCTAATGAGTTGAAAGATAAGATGGTAGGCGTAGTAATGTCCGGTACGGGCAGTGATGGTACAAAGGGCTGTACTGTAATAGAAAAAAATGGTGGAGTGGTGCTGGTGCAAGATCCCAGTACAGCTATTTTTGAAAGCATGCCTCTGAAAAGTATTATCTATGATCATCCGGATTATGTGCTGGCGCCACAAGAGATGCCTGAGCTTATTCAGACCATAGTAGTGGGTACAGAAAATACGGATAAACGAAAAACCATTAAGCTAGACCTGAATGGTTAA
- a CDS encoding sialate O-acetylesterase, which yields MKLLLKILPLLFVVSSIHISQAQISASKVFTDHMVLQREADIPVWGNAKAGTKVTVELNQQKQSAYANADGQWQLDLPALQAGGPYILNIYENESTSPSVSFKDVLIGDVWLASGQSNMEWQVQQAMNADEEIKNADYPQIRFLKVEHAKEMEPQAEIKNGKWKVIDSASVKDFSAVAYYFSRKIYADINVPVGIIQSTWGGTPVEAWTSREQLLSSPVIRDRVLANDTITIHHIEKDSLDLIKFWELVYNPHNGTEKRIPKKNYNDTDWPTVAMPITIKNWDIPPYEGMVWLRKTIDLPKSMTGKDLTINLGHPELNYSLYFNGTEICKNVWNAEPKHSYTIPKKAVRKGKNTIAVRIAYLWGGGGFNPPAEEMYITDNNSNISLDGEWKYKKDLEPTIPTIMNYHRYPSYLYNGMINPVIPYAIKGFIWYQGEDNVKEATDYDKLFPLLINDWRIRWQQGYLPFIYVQLANYMKRKPEPSESDWAVLREAQTKTLLQPNTGMACIIDIGEAETIHPLNKQEVGRRLALLAENMVYGKQVQAYGPMYKNYSIEGGKVIIEFTETADGLSISKNADKLKGFAIAGKDQQWHWAEAEIKGNQVIVHSPQVSEPTAVRYNWADNPEGNLINSSGLPAVPFRTDNWPTVKQK from the coding sequence ATGAAACTGTTACTAAAAATCCTACCCTTACTTTTTGTCGTTTCTTCCATTCATATTTCTCAAGCACAAATCTCTGCTTCCAAAGTATTTACAGACCATATGGTACTGCAAAGAGAAGCGGACATTCCTGTTTGGGGCAATGCAAAAGCGGGAACGAAAGTCACGGTAGAACTTAACCAGCAAAAGCAGTCTGCCTACGCAAATGCTGATGGCCAATGGCAGCTAGACCTGCCCGCCTTACAAGCCGGCGGGCCGTATATATTGAATATTTATGAAAACGAGTCCACCTCTCCTTCTGTAAGCTTTAAAGATGTGCTTATTGGAGACGTGTGGCTGGCTTCAGGCCAATCTAATATGGAATGGCAAGTACAGCAGGCCATGAATGCCGATGAAGAAATTAAAAATGCCGATTATCCGCAAATTCGCTTTTTGAAAGTAGAGCATGCTAAAGAAATGGAACCGCAAGCTGAGATAAAAAATGGGAAATGGAAAGTTATAGATTCCGCCAGTGTTAAAGACTTCTCTGCCGTTGCTTATTATTTTAGCAGAAAGATCTATGCTGATATCAATGTGCCTGTGGGTATTATCCAATCAACCTGGGGCGGCACGCCTGTAGAAGCCTGGACCAGCCGTGAGCAACTGCTCTCCTCTCCGGTAATCAGAGACCGGGTACTGGCCAATGACACCATCACCATTCATCATATAGAAAAAGATAGCCTTGATCTAATCAAATTCTGGGAGTTAGTTTACAACCCTCATAACGGCACCGAGAAGCGCATTCCGAAAAAAAATTATAATGATACTGACTGGCCTACAGTAGCCATGCCTATCACTATTAAAAACTGGGATATACCACCTTATGAAGGAATGGTTTGGTTAAGAAAGACCATAGACCTGCCTAAATCCATGACCGGGAAAGACCTCACTATCAACCTGGGGCACCCTGAGCTCAACTACTCCTTATATTTTAATGGCACTGAAATTTGCAAAAATGTATGGAATGCTGAGCCGAAACACTCTTATACCATTCCTAAAAAAGCGGTAAGAAAAGGAAAAAACACTATAGCTGTACGCATAGCTTATTTATGGGGTGGCGGTGGCTTCAACCCTCCTGCTGAGGAAATGTACATCACTGATAACAACTCTAACATAAGCCTTGACGGCGAATGGAAATACAAAAAGGATTTGGAGCCTACTATTCCTACTATCATGAACTACCATCGTTATCCTTCATACTTATATAATGGCATGATTAACCCGGTTATTCCTTATGCCATAAAAGGTTTTATCTGGTATCAGGGGGAGGATAATGTAAAAGAGGCGACAGATTATGACAAGCTTTTCCCTTTGCTTATCAACGATTGGCGCATAAGGTGGCAACAAGGCTATTTACCTTTCATCTATGTGCAGCTGGCTAACTACATGAAACGTAAGCCAGAGCCATCAGAAAGTGACTGGGCGGTACTTAGAGAAGCTCAGACCAAAACCTTATTACAGCCCAACACAGGCATGGCTTGTATTATTGATATTGGAGAGGCGGAAACCATCCACCCGCTCAACAAGCAGGAAGTTGGCAGAAGGTTAGCGCTACTAGCTGAAAACATGGTGTATGGTAAGCAGGTACAAGCCTATGGACCTATGTACAAAAACTATTCTATTGAAGGTGGAAAAGTAATCATTGAATTCACAGAAACGGCTGACGGCCTATCTATCAGTAAAAATGCTGATAAGCTAAAGGGATTTGCCATAGCAGGAAAAGATCAGCAGTGGCACTGGGCTGAGGCAGAGATCAAAGGCAACCAGGTGATTGTACATTCACCGCAGGTAAGCGAGCCCACAGCAGTAAGATATAACTGGGCAGATAACCCTGAAGGAAACCTGATTAACTCCAGTGGTCTGCCAGCGGTTCCTTTCAGAACTGATAACTGGCCTACTGTAAAACAAAAATAG
- a CDS encoding DUF3858 domain-containing protein, whose product MKKFAFPDVKVGTVIEYQYELETPFHFNLPDWEFQDEIPTVYSRYTVKMVPFYEYIYIAQGIRKFDYQNSEVGKRKRKFGSIAKSYGQNIGSGFEYSDYVHTYAMEDVPAFKDEGFITSVDDYIMKIDFQLAKFHSPQGGDREIMTSWPELTKSLYKNDYFGKYIKSSQRQAKKLLEEINLEGLDDTQKAATLIEYVRKRFSFNKTFTKYAHQNAKELVDKRLGSSGEINLFLLALLEEAGIEAYPVILSTRSHGKISVDYPFDHFFNYVAVMVYADNKSFLADGVQNFVPFYRLPMWCINGKGLILKEMPAWVNLENDAPSYLTIRLNTELKPDEMEAKSFVTVQATDYEAFEYKYNYEDSEEKLKKAFLDEGFKSVESVTSFNYAKNDKPYGITVQANSELGAINSKLIVSPFFKFPIQENQLHQKTRTYPIDMIYSSLRKYETIIGVPEGYTVMALPENYQLNNDLVYIDVAYVSEGQVVKVNASYMFKKSVYQPEEYPKVKSYYDEIVKRFNQQIAFEKQAQLVGVK is encoded by the coding sequence GTGAAAAAATTTGCTTTCCCTGATGTGAAAGTGGGTACAGTGATAGAGTATCAGTACGAGCTGGAAACGCCTTTTCATTTTAACTTACCCGATTGGGAGTTTCAGGATGAAATACCTACCGTATATAGCCGCTATACGGTAAAAATGGTGCCTTTTTATGAATACATCTATATTGCTCAGGGCATTAGAAAGTTTGATTATCAGAACTCAGAAGTAGGCAAGCGCAAACGTAAATTTGGGAGCATAGCTAAGTCTTACGGTCAAAATATAGGGTCTGGTTTTGAATATTCAGACTATGTGCACACTTACGCTATGGAAGATGTGCCTGCTTTTAAAGACGAAGGCTTTATTACTTCTGTGGATGATTACATTATGAAAATTGATTTTCAGCTGGCAAAATTCCATAGCCCGCAAGGGGGAGATCGTGAAATAATGACGTCATGGCCTGAGCTTACCAAGAGTCTATATAAAAATGATTATTTCGGAAAGTATATAAAAAGTAGTCAGAGGCAGGCCAAAAAGCTGCTAGAGGAAATTAACCTGGAGGGGTTAGATGATACACAGAAGGCAGCCACTTTAATTGAATATGTAAGAAAGCGTTTTTCTTTCAATAAAACCTTTACCAAATATGCGCATCAAAATGCTAAAGAGCTGGTAGACAAAAGACTGGGCTCCTCTGGAGAGATCAATTTATTTCTTTTGGCCTTGCTAGAGGAGGCGGGCATAGAGGCATATCCTGTGATTTTAAGTACAAGGAGCCATGGTAAAATATCAGTTGACTATCCTTTTGACCACTTTTTTAACTATGTGGCAGTAATGGTATATGCTGATAATAAATCATTCCTGGCAGATGGCGTTCAGAATTTTGTGCCTTTTTATAGGTTGCCCATGTGGTGTATCAATGGGAAAGGGCTGATTCTTAAAGAAATGCCCGCCTGGGTAAACCTTGAGAATGATGCGCCTAGTTACCTGACCATTAGGCTAAATACTGAACTGAAGCCAGATGAAATGGAAGCGAAGTCATTTGTTACGGTGCAGGCTACAGATTATGAGGCCTTTGAGTATAAATATAACTATGAAGACAGCGAGGAGAAGTTGAAAAAGGCATTTTTAGATGAAGGATTTAAAAGTGTAGAATCTGTTACTTCTTTTAATTATGCTAAGAATGATAAGCCGTATGGTATAACAGTTCAGGCCAACTCTGAGCTTGGGGCTATTAACTCTAAGCTTATAGTAAGTCCGTTTTTTAAATTTCCTATACAGGAAAATCAGTTGCACCAGAAAACCCGAACCTACCCTATAGATATGATTTATAGCAGCCTGAGGAAGTATGAAACCATAATAGGCGTGCCTGAAGGGTACACGGTGATGGCATTACCAGAAAATTATCAATTGAATAATGACCTGGTTTATATAGATGTTGCTTATGTGAGTGAGGGGCAGGTGGTAAAAGTAAATGCCAGCTATATGTTTAAAAAATCAGTTTATCAACCAGAAGAATACCCTAAAGTGAAGAGTTATTATGATGAAATAGTAAAGCGCTTTAATCAGCAAATTGCTTTTGAAAAGCAGGCTCAGCTGGTAGGAGTGAAGTAG
- a CDS encoding DUF3857 domain-containing protein — protein MKIFIPIVLIFCWHNSVGQAGAILLQSHTEIYVKRNNTLDVRETYLYEIKSRHYTNEGKISIPYTKGNTKLLTAEIQDLQGNTIRKLKNKDLIIHNYFSSDAFHADDMVMEFDLIWHEFPYRIKYSYEYSMRDYLYVAYWSAYKKPSLPVKKAMLTIHYPVDFELYMNYDDEIKHESSDGEEERVDHWEIEDLEEIDDVEAFGPPKDELLPMVEIVPAEFDYEVKGSLKTWTEFGQWINDLNEGLEELTFTEKNKIAQLIEGVNDKKEIVKILYHYLQDNTRYINVDIDFGGMKPYPATYVCENKYGDCKALTNYMKAMLSFVNIPSYYTLVSAGVNQERVNKAFPSQQFNHVILMVPLAGDTIWLENTSKIDAFNHLGTFTQNRYAFMVDGANSQFVKTPALKAEDCLTVDKYHYTIDAHGNGNLKLERELKGTLFEDYLYMKVNYTKDDLHDYFSEYLNIPKSELIQWHFDSVARDDDHLSIDLDFKVRDQFHHVAGMKVLSPNIFNMDLEKPDERKSPIRINYPINNIDSIIYEIDDLEKYALELPSTFELSSRFGNFQLSCFRENNKVIYVRKFELYMADYPLSDYKEFYNFINTIKAFKKGSSTILTPL, from the coding sequence ATGAAAATTTTTATACCAATAGTCTTAATTTTTTGCTGGCATAATAGTGTGGGGCAAGCAGGAGCTATTTTGCTTCAAAGCCATACTGAAATTTATGTTAAGCGCAACAATACGCTTGATGTACGGGAGACCTACCTGTATGAGATCAAGAGTAGGCACTATACTAATGAAGGTAAAATAAGCATCCCTTATACAAAGGGAAACACCAAATTACTGACTGCAGAAATACAGGACTTGCAAGGGAATACAATCCGTAAATTGAAGAACAAGGATCTTATTATTCATAATTATTTTTCGTCAGATGCTTTTCATGCTGATGACATGGTCATGGAATTTGATCTTATATGGCATGAATTTCCGTATCGCATAAAGTATAGCTATGAATACTCAATGCGAGATTATCTATATGTCGCTTATTGGTCAGCCTATAAAAAGCCGAGCTTACCAGTTAAAAAGGCCATGCTTACTATTCATTATCCTGTTGATTTTGAATTGTATATGAATTATGATGATGAGATTAAGCATGAATCTAGCGATGGTGAAGAGGAACGGGTGGACCATTGGGAGATAGAAGACCTGGAAGAGATAGATGACGTCGAAGCCTTTGGGCCTCCAAAAGATGAGTTGCTGCCTATGGTGGAGATAGTTCCCGCGGAGTTTGATTATGAGGTGAAAGGATCACTAAAAACCTGGACGGAATTTGGGCAGTGGATAAATGACTTAAATGAAGGGCTGGAAGAGCTTACTTTTACAGAGAAGAATAAAATAGCTCAGCTGATAGAAGGAGTGAATGACAAGAAGGAGATAGTGAAAATATTATATCACTACCTGCAAGATAACACCCGCTATATCAATGTAGATATTGATTTTGGAGGCATGAAGCCTTACCCTGCCACTTATGTTTGTGAAAACAAGTATGGTGATTGTAAAGCGCTTACTAATTATATGAAAGCGATGCTGTCATTTGTTAACATACCGTCTTATTATACTTTAGTTTCAGCGGGAGTCAATCAGGAGCGGGTGAATAAAGCGTTTCCTAGTCAGCAATTTAATCATGTTATTTTAATGGTGCCGCTGGCAGGTGATACCATTTGGTTAGAAAACACCTCTAAAATTGATGCTTTTAATCATCTGGGTACTTTTACACAAAACCGATATGCTTTTATGGTAGATGGTGCCAATAGCCAGTTTGTAAAAACTCCTGCCTTAAAAGCCGAGGATTGTCTCACTGTAGATAAATACCATTATACCATTGATGCACATGGCAATGGAAATTTGAAGCTGGAAAGAGAGCTAAAAGGCACTTTGTTTGAAGATTACCTTTACATGAAGGTAAATTATACTAAGGATGATCTTCATGATTACTTTAGTGAGTACCTGAATATACCGAAATCAGAGCTTATCCAGTGGCATTTTGATTCTGTGGCCAGAGATGACGATCATTTATCAATTGATCTTGATTTTAAAGTACGCGATCAGTTTCATCATGTAGCCGGTATGAAGGTGCTTAGCCCTAATATTTTTAATATGGATCTGGAAAAGCCAGATGAAAGAAAGTCTCCAATAAGAATCAATTATCCTATTAATAATATTGATTCTATTATTTATGAGATTGATGACCTGGAAAAATACGCTTTGGAGTTGCCGTCAACATTTGAGCTCAGTTCCAGATTTGGCAATTTTCAGTTATCGTGCTTTCGTGAAAACAATAAGGTAATTTATGTCAGGAAGTTCGAGTTATACATGGCAGACTATCCACTGTCTGATTACAAGGAATTTTACAATTTCATTAATACAATTAAAGCCTTTAAAAAGGGCTCATCCACTATTTTAACCCCTCTATAA